The following are encoded together in the Oncorhynchus kisutch isolate 150728-3 linkage group LG8, Okis_V2, whole genome shotgun sequence genome:
- the LOC109895808 gene encoding leucine-rich repeat-containing protein 75B-like isoform X2, whose product MQCPKKKDADTIKSSDKICRQLIYHLTPHSKWLRQSMSRRKSQACLKTTLQRKVSTDRVDLSGIPLSSRDVRHVAFYLQNSGDAVVAVDISFTELLDENLRILLPHLGSLPKLNTLALNGNRLTLAIVKDLTEILKDPKKFSSLVWIDLSNNLDIFTMPQPLLVALRRRCSLKSSLPTIYEYTEGQPYCYHMETSIEEPSHYEEEAEEEEEDEDELEPWGIGGGKVSKDFTLHYCER is encoded by the exons ATGCAGTGTCCCAAGAAG AAAGATGCTGACACCATCAAGTCATCAGATAAGATCTGCAGACAGCTGATCTATCACCTGACACCTCATTCTAAGTGGCTCAGACAGAGCATGTCCAGGCGGAAGTCCCAGGCCTG TCTCAAGACAACGCTGCAGAGAAAGGTATCTACTGACAGAGTCGACTTGTCTGGTATCCCTCTCTCCAGTCGAGACGTACGCCACGTGGCCTTCTACCTCCAGAACAGTGGGGATGCAGTGGTGGCTGTAGACATCAGTTTCACAGAGCTCCTGGACGAGAACCTCCGTATCCTGCTACCCCACCTGGGATCTCTGCCCAAACTCAACACCCTGGCCCTCAATGGCAACCGGCTGACCCTGGCCATAGTCAAAGACCTGACTGAGATCCTAAAGGACCCCAAGAAGTTCTCCAGCTTGGTTTGGATCGACTTGAGCAACAACTTGGACATTTTCACCATGCCCCAGCCTCTGTTAGTGGCTCTACGACGCCGCTGCAGCCTGAAGAGCAGCCTGCCCACCATCTACGAGTACACAGAGGGTCAACCCTACTGCTACCACATGGAAACCTCCATCGAGGAGCCCAGCCACTacgaggaggaggcagaggaagaggaggaagatgaagatGAGCTGGAGCCTTGGGGTATTGGGGGTGGAAAGGTTTCGAAGGACTTCACCCTACACTACTGTGAGAGGTGA